Proteins from one Kazachstania africana CBS 2517 chromosome 1, complete genome genomic window:
- the ILV5 gene encoding ketol-acid reductoisomerase (similar to Saccharomyces cerevisiae ILV5 (YLR355C); ancestral locus Anc_4.190): MLRTQAARLICNSRVITAKRSLTLASRAVAMRPTVRFIKPTIATRGLKQINFGGTVETVYERADWPREKLLNYFKNDTFALIGYGSQGYGQGLNLRDNGLNVVIGVRKNGASWKAAIEDGWIPGENLFEVEEAVKRGTYVMNLLSDAAQSETWSKLKPLITKGKTLYFSHGFSPVFKDLTHVEPPKDVDVILVAPKGSGRTVRSLFKEGRGINSSYAVWNDVSGAAHEKAQALAVAIGSGYVYQTTFEREVNSDLYGERGCLMGGIHGMFLAQYEVLRENGHTPSEAFNETVEEATQSLYPLVGKYGMDYMYDACSTTARRGALDWYPIFKDALKPVFQDLYESTKNGTETKRSLEFNSQPDYREKLESELETIRNMEIWKVGKEVRKLRPENN, from the coding sequence ATGCTAAGAACTCAAGCTGCCAGATTAATTTGTAATTCTCGCGTGATTACTGCCAAGAGGTCTTTGACTCTTGCATCTCGTGCTGTCGCCATGAGACCAACCGTTAGATTCATTAAACCAACTATTGCTACTCGTGGTCTCaaacaaatcaatttcGGTGGTACTGTTGAAACCGTCTACGAAAGAGCCGACTGGccaagagaaaaattattgaactatttcaagaatgatACTTTTGCCTTGATTGGTTACGGTTCTCAAGGTTACGGTCAGGGTTTGAACCTTAGAGACAATGGTTTAAATGTCGTCATTGGTGTCAGAAAGAACGGTGCTTCTTGGAAAGCAGCTATTGAAGATGGTTGGATTCCAGGTGAAAATCTTTTCGAAGTCGAAGAAGCCGTAAAGAGAGGTACTTACGTTATGAACTTATTATCTGACGCTGCACAATCTGAAACTTGGAGCAAGTTGAAGCCATTGATCACTAAAGGCAAGACTTTATACTTCTCTCACGGTTTCTCACCAGTTTTCAAGGATTTAACCCACGTTGAACCACCAAAGGATGTTGACGTTATCTTAGTTGCTCCAAAGGGTTCTGGTAGAACCGTCAGATCTTTATTCAAGGAAGGTCGTGGTATTAACTCTTCATATGCTGTATGGAATGATGTTTCTGGTGCAGCCCATGAGAAAGCTCAAGCATTAGCTGTTGCTATCGGTTCTGGTTACGTTTACCAAACCACATTTGAAAGAGAAGTCAACTCCGATTTATACGGTGAAAGAGGTTGTTTAATGGGTGGTATCCACGGTATGTTCCTTGCACAATACGAAGTCTTGAGAGAAAATGGCCATACACCATCTGAAGCCTTCAATGAAACCGTTGAAGAGGCTACTCAATCTTTATACCCATTGGTTGGTAAGTACGGTATGGATTACATGTACGATGCTTGTTCCACCACCGCCAGAAGAGGTGCTTTAGACTGGTACCCAATCTTTAAGGATGCTTTGAAACCAGTATTCCAAGATTTATACGAATCTACCAAGAATGGTACCGAAACTAAGAGATCCTTAGAATTCAACTCTCAACCAGACTACAGAGAAAAACTAGAATCTGAATTAGAAACTATCAGAAACATGGAAATCTGGAAGGTCGGTAAAGAAGTTAGAAAATTAAGACCAGAAAACAACTAA